The nucleotide window TATCCGGTTGAGAAATTCTATCGGGATTCGAAATTATGTACCATTGGTGAAGGTACAACCGAAATTCAGAAATTGGTAATTTCAAGGGATTTGCTTAAGGACTAGAAAAAGAGTCTAGAAAATAGAGTAAAGAAAATAGAGGGGAGGCTTTGAAAAACGTGCAGCTGAGTATTTATTAGTTTTGGGTGTATTTTCTTTATTCTTTTCTCTCTCCTCTTTCTTTTAGAAAAAATAATTTGCAATTTATAATTCGAAATCCAAAATAATGTTTAATTTTGCAGCCTTAACGAAAGGGGGTGATAAAATTATGCTAATTATACCAATTAAAGACGGAGAAAATATCGATAGAGCATTAAAGCGCTATAAAAGAAAATTTGATAAAACTGGAACTGTAAGACAGTTGAGAGCACGTACTGCTTTCATAAAACCTTCAGTTGT belongs to Flavobacterium gilvum and includes:
- the rpsU gene encoding 30S ribosomal protein S21 gives rise to the protein MLIIPIKDGENIDRALKRYKRKFDKTGTVRQLRARTAFIKPSVVNRMKFQKAAYIQGLRDSIENI